DNA sequence from the Streptomyces sp. HUAS 15-9 genome:
TGGCGCATGCCGAGCGAGTAGCCGCCCACACGCCGGTCCGCGGCGTCCGTCAGACCGACCCGCTCCAGTACCTCCTCGACGCGTGGACGCGGGATGCTCGCCGCCCTGGCGAGGATCCGCAGATGGTCGCGGCCGCTCCGGCCGGGGTGGAACCCGGTTGCCTCCAGCACCGCGCCGACGGCCCGCCTCGGCTCGCTCAGCTCGGCGTAACGGCGGCCGTCGATCAGAACATGGCCCGCGGTCGGCGTCACCAGGCCCAGGAGCATGCGCAGCGTGGTGGTCTTGCCGGCGCCGTTGGGACCGAGGAACCCGGTCACCACACCGGGTTCTACCTCGAAGGTCAGTCGGTCGACCGCGGTCACCGCGCCGTAGCGCTTGGTCAGGCGGTCTACCGTGATGCCGCCGTTCATCGTGTCCTCCGGCGCTGAGCCGTCCTGCGGTGAGGGGCCGTTCTCCGGCATGGAGGTGGCGGGAAAGTCGGATGCATCGGGGTTCTCCCCTTCCGTGGGGTTGCTCGAATGGGCCGGGGTGCCCGGCCGGGTGCCGTAATCGACACTCGTCACGCTTCCGTTTCCGGCCGCCGTGTGTCGTCGGCCGGAAACGGTAAGGACGGCTACCGCGC
Encoded proteins:
- a CDS encoding ABC transporter ATP-binding protein, with translation MTSVDYGTRPGTPAHSSNPTEGENPDASDFPATSMPENGPSPQDGSAPEDTMNGGITVDRLTKRYGAVTAVDRLTFEVEPGVVTGFLGPNGAGKTTTLRMLLGLVTPTAGHVLIDGRRYAELSEPRRAVGAVLEATGFHPGRSGRDHLRILARAASIPRPRVEEVLERVGLTDAADRRVGGYSLGMRQRLGLASALLGNPGVLVLDEPANGLDPAGMAELRELLRGLAGEGRTVLMSSHVLSEVAQTVDRVVIVAAGTLRYAGTLTELTSAKTETLEAVFLRLTSHPDTGPATSATTASARG